The Nilaparvata lugens isolate BPH unplaced genomic scaffold, ASM1435652v1 scaffold6685, whole genome shotgun sequence DNA window aaggtccttacactataaggatccgacacgaacattttcgatcaaatgcaattcaagatggcggctaaaatggcgaagattttgtcaaaaacaaggtttttcgcgattttctcgaaaacggcttcaacgattttgatcaaattcatacctagataagtcattgataatctctatcaactgccacatgtCTCagatctgtaaaaattccaggagcactgcaccatctatgcaaagtttgattttagatttccaattatcaggcttcagatacaatttaaacgaaaaatttcaagtcgaagagattgagcatgaaaatctctacaattaatgttcagtaacattttcacctaaaattgaaaataagcctgaaattcgagaaaataagattatttaattgcaaactgttggcaacttttgattccattaaatcattcactatgaagaaatagcagacttcgtgtgtctgcagagctattgtcctgtcaccagctggctcagatcttagaaaagttgatcaattttttcataacggcaaggaaagttgtgtgagtgctccacaccagatttggtagcctttgcacagcctcaatgcccatatgcagatactcggtttaaacgtgaaaatgtcagctgttcgtttaactCCGTATAAAACACATTTTGATAAATGCAACAATATACACAAGTAAACGTTGTTCAAAGTTGAACGTAGTTACTGTTTCAGCATATGGCCCTTAGCTGGCTATTTCAAGGTTGTGAATACGATAGAATTGAAGTTATGAGtatattcaacatattttattccatattttattgattgaggAATGTTCACTCACTGTATTTCAAGATCTTGAAATCGACCGGATCAATGTATTTGGTCTCGACAATTTTGGCTGACTTtccaccagctggcagatccaACGGTGTCACTTTCACCCCATCCCTGTACAACACAACCAAAATTCCACCAACTCCCTCCAGAGTTGTTACCACTCTCAGCATAGTGTCCTGGAAGAAGGAATTgtcaatatcaattatttatctaGTGGAATGCCTGGAATAAACtctattaatcaattaaatatctgttccatagtgaggtccacgttataatggcagtgttcgattaagtttgatttttggtccttcaaaagtatttctttaaaatgtgaatatttattatcttagtgataataatgtgaaatatattcctatgtttggttttaaaacatctaaatttgaaaatttacattgtgaaaattttgtgaagtgaacaactacaagacttaacctattttggactatgtgtaaccttatataaatttgggaaatgaatagcacaaggcttccttattttttctctccctataattttatgatgtactttttgtattaattaataataataataaagaaatgctattgctatccttatctatcattcaacaaagcggatagcgatatctctttctcgatttttccagatcgtctttcaagaatgtagaatattgatcattaattaacaaaatattttatcttaatgataaaattcattatagaattattgaaaaatataatgtattgattattaaaatataaaattgattatttcaaacgagaatgaaccgttaatattacatcaataaacctgcatcagctaccgtctatagaaggcattgacaggacAGAGGATCGaaaacgtttttctcctatttttctccactgttattataacgtggacctcactatagcaattctAATTACTcctatttcgatcaaattctcgtttaaagtgTGGTTCACATTCATAAAGAAGTGTTTCATTGTCTGCAATGGAGCTCCACAATCGCATCCTGGAGATGACTTTACTGTCGCAAGCACTCAGTCGATTCAGTACACTTTGAATTTAGATGTGCACTTTTAAACAGGGCGAAATTAAAAGGACTTACGgaaaaaaaactatataataTAGTGCGGTCCAAGAGGtgaatatatagtgaggtccacgttataatggtagtggagagagataggagaacagcgttgacgATTCTCTGCCTCGCCACTGCCTCCTATAAATAACTGATAACCGGTAAATCTCATTAataactgtttgaaataatcaataatactattttatttgtcaattgTTCTCATAAttggatttgaatatttttttattgaatcatatCTCTATATTTCGTgaaaacgatctgacaacgttacgcaggtagaaaaggatagctctatctgcttCTCACCGATAGACTAGGCACTAGGATAGCAGTAACAGCAATGTTaataaaacactgccattataacgtggacctcaaaaGAAAAAGACGATAGTGGAAACCTCTTACTATATTGAGGTATGATGATATAAGGAAATTGACTGATTTCACTCCAGCAAGCTTAAGAATTATTGGAAAACTGGAAACTGGATCAAAGTtcaaataaaaacttctaaTTTGAATCTAGATatcagtttgaatttgaatatgaatctaaccttgaattcaagtttcaataattacagaatgaatttgaatttgaatttttttgagtttgagtttcaatttgaatttgagtctttaatgtgtgaatatttccaatttaagtaataataatgtggaatattacttttattttttgtgtagttgagaagttgatgttgtggtaattattcatattaaataaaaatacaacggagttgtcaaaaaaccacagatttattgatagttagaaagaccggtttcggttattacaccattgtcaatctctgatgaaatgtattttcatattatacttCTTTTATGTTTGGCTTTGAAGAATCCAAATTTGAAAACTACTTTGTTGAAATATCCAATGACTGAAAATTCTGTGAAGTgtagaactacaagacttggtgccggttgcaaagaagcacttgaatttcaaccgtgattaagacccaatcagagaagccgacttttcaaaaaagccttctctgattgattttcatggaatcaatcacggttaaaatttaaccggccttTCAGCAACCGGGCCTTGACCTATTTTGGTCTATGtataaccttatctgaatttgggagaggaatagcacaaggttaccttatttttattttttttaagagtttatcagagattgacaatggtgtaataaccgaaaccggtctttctaattatcaataaatcagtggttttttgacaatttctagtctttttcattcaatagttaCCTTATTTCTtgtctccctatcattttgatgatgtaatattgtatgaataaatggaGGAAAGAGAAAATGATAGTCTCTATAattggatttgaatttgaatactcACATGATCGTTAACACAGATCCAGACCTCAATTTTTTGATGATAAGGTATTCGTAGATGGTATCATAGTTCAACTCGTATTTATCATTGTCGAAATATAGCTGCACTTTCGTCACAGCTTCCTCCCATTTGTGGGATTCCATTCGTCTAGAATGcaccttgaaaaaatataaaaaaaaaatcttgttgaatatttcttttcaaGGCCAATGCACATCAACCGGCAGTAGGTGTACATACAGTACAGGGAAGAAATATCAAACATCTGAATtggaaatttcattttaaaaaactaTGTAGTCTATAGGTGTTAAATCATTTAATTGGGCAACGTATTTCAAATTAGAATAGACACTCAACTCTTGCATTTTATTGACATCTACTCTGAGGGGATAAAGGAAAGGAAGACTCAAAATGGTGTGTGTTAAGCAGAGGCGGCCCTACATGAAGGCGAACAAGGCGGCGCCTGGGGCCCCGCGCTTCCCTGGGGCCccacacagaaaaaaaattaagaaggaattttaaaattgaatatttcaattcaaaatatcctatataattttttgtaaaaatttgggagaagacagttttgggctatgcctgttgtcttctctcaATCAtagtatatttatataattatgatttgtaattgtcaatgacataaatgaataaattaaataaaaattcgatCCTATGTACACACTACTACTTTCAGATTATGATATTGTTACTCAACGCACTTGGAGTGGGTGGGCATCAACTATTAGCTGCTAGGCTAACTGTAGTTTCGGCTTAATGTATGGcttgtattttttttggaaCGTTACAAAGGTTTTATACATTGTCTTCTGCTTCATCTAATAGATGGAGTATtccaaaaaaacaaaacaaatattaCCCTTATTTGAAGCCTCTATCAGAAACTAGATGGGAATAAGAGTAGAAAGTTTAAAGCTCTTCGTATAACTAAAAGAGATTGCTGAGTGTTTAGAAGAAATTCCAGATTCTACTAATAATTCTGCTACTGCCAGCGAATGTAATAATGTAATACACTCAGAAATGAAATTCTTTCGTATGGATGATTTCATACTTTCattgattatttgatacaatttgttggtaaaaattcgtttaTTAGTAAAATGTGGCAAAGAGCTGACATGGACCTAGATcagcaataaataaatcacttcGATAAGTTTCTATCTTGGTTGGCTGAGTACAGAAATAATGGCCTAGTCTCTGCAATGGTCAGTGCAAATGAGATTGTTGAAGAACTTAGTATATCAAAAGAGTTCAAGAAAatcagaaatagaaaaaaaaaatcagcttTTCTTATGAAGGAGGATATGATATAAGCTCAAATACAGAAGACCTTTTCAGAAcagattttttctatattctcATTGATAAAAATACTGAAAGCACTGAGTTGAGATTTATTGAGCTTAAAAAGTATGAATAGAGATTTGGGTACCGTATCTCTATAGACAAAATCACTGAAGGACAAATCTGATTTTAAGTTTCTGTAAACAACTTCAAGAGACGCTAACATTTAAGACAGAAACTACATCTAACTCCGACATTGATGGCGAAGAGCTAtgtgaagaattaaaaatgtacTGCCGAGTCATACCTGTGGACTTTAAAATTAGTGAAGCAGTTAAATTACTGATTGAGAAAAACTTAATCGATGTATATCCTAATACATATGTTGCTCTGcgaatgatgatgataaatttATAGTACAAACATATATGTTAATTGAATCAGCACTTTTTTTCTAAGTGAATAGTTgacaattatttatttggaTATTAAAAGGGGTCCACCGTTAAACTTCGCCTTGGGCCTAGCAAACTCTAGGGCCGCCTCTGGTGTTAAGTTGAAAACCTATAAAAAGTTatcattttttgtcatagtcattcaatttaagctgttttacatccatgaaatcaagccggtaaacagccgattgtagaacaaataaaaatatgattctcattacagcataatactatactgtaataaaatcatatgttttctttacagtcgagtatgtttcctagttccgaatttggaacagcaaaacggTTCCTGaagccgccttttagcgctccaggtggaattTTTGTCatctacaatcaagaaattcctgattcgaaacttgaaaACTTGGTTATGTCAATAGAATGTTGCAAgtcattcacgtccaagtaacttacactatttttgctgcatgtagtaatgtcagcacaagcaggtaatgttttctgtttctcagttATTCTTTTCAAGATTATTATGACAAGAATGGTGTAATTTAGTTGgatgtgaatgtcttttgcagtgctcgaatgaaattctagtctcgactagcgcctcgactagaaacatcattctcgcctgcaaaacggaATTTCCTGTCCTTGTGACTTAAAATACTACAGtattacataacctctagactgtgaattccaaattaaggtttagagcagttttgggcaaatgtctgatgtttttacctggattgtatttgtatatggataaataaaataaataaatataaaatatgagatAAAAAGAGAAGACAGAATGAGGAGACAGGTGAGGTAGAGAGGACAggagaaaggaagaaagaaggaaaatatgaggaagcagaagaaggagaatagacATGACAGGCCAATCATAAGCAGGTTCAAtattttgacgacttttgaaaccGATCAATCAATCAGTGTCCTACTAGGACAAGCCTCTAAACTCCCCttactctctcctgattggtcgacaCTTCCGAGTGACTGTTTTCGGATTCGGCCACTAGATAGCACCAGGTGCTGGGTCACTAATTAAGATAATCAATTCTCCGTTTGAATAATCAAACCggtattaaaatttgatagaaaaagtAAAATAAGAGAAAGGAGCAGAATATAAACAAGAAGAGGATAATgggaaggaaggagaagaagatggtggataagaaggagaagatataTGGAGGAACAAACGAAAGGAAAGCAAGGGGACGAACAAGGATAAAGTTATGAGTGAAAGGTTGAAAAAAAGATGATTACGAAGAAGAAGGTAAAGATAATGGATATGAAAAAACCGAAAAGAAGgtatagaaaaattattatgaaacgtGAGAAGGGAATTAAGAAGGAGGAGTAgcagagaaagatagagaagtACAAAAATAAGTGGAAAATATGAAGGAAGACAGGATGAGAAATAAGTCGAAGAAGGGGacaatgagaaggagaagaagaaggagaagaagaagaagaagaagagaagaagaagaagacaggagtaggagaagaaggagaagaagaagaagaagaagagaagaagaagaagacaggagtaggagaagaaggagaagtagaagaagaagaagaagaaaaagaaaaagaagtgaGAAGTAGtagatgaataagaagaagaatgtacTTACGACATTGAATTCCCTTGGGTTTTGAGCTCTCTCTCCCACTGTGAGCCAACCTTCATTTTGACATCATATTCGTCAGCAATTCTCATgacattgatattattttccgTGTATTGAACTGCTCCAGCATCATATGACTGCATATTTGGCAAGCCACCACTCTCAAATTGCTTCTTTATTCGCAGAGCATGCACTCGCAGAATATCCACCGACCATGTCTTTCGATCGTTCTCCTCTTTCTTATTAGCACTTGTCTCTCCATAATTCCGTCTTTTTTCACCTGCTTCCTCAACACCTGTTTCCTCCTGATCTTCGTCACTGGAAATGTTCATTACAAGTATTAGTTATACAAATTTCTGATTAAGTGGCTGTAATTTTAATcgtttcaatattcaatatattctggcagaaaaatactaatgaatccATTCATGGATGCAATGAAAACtccattattaaaacttacccCGGCTGATGATCGATGCTGTAAGTCAGAGTGATTTCTATCTATAGGTTTGGGTGGTAAAAAGGTAAAGGTAAGAATTAAAGAATAGAGAAATGTAAATGAATCACTTGACCTCTGATGATTTATGATGTAGCCAGGCACTGCAGAGAGTTGTTGAATCATGTAAGGAGTTCTGATTCTCAATTTCACTAGGTATCATTCACTACTACTTTCGATataaaaatactcaaattcTCACATGtactttaaaatcaattattactccctATGATCGGAGACACGGAATTACAATTAATAACTCCCGATAGAAAATAGAAATCAACGAACGAGTCGAACTATCCTGTCAACGAAACCAGCTATGCAAACCGACTGAACTTAAAAAGTACAAGACAAactttgaacaattttattattatgcactacagtaaggtccacgttataatgtcagtatttgattactttgatgttgctatccttgtctatcatttgacaaagcagttggtactatcattttctagctccgcaacggtgccaaatctgtttttgacagtgtgtgaacataattaattaaggcagagaatcgacatgCTGTTCTCCATCTTTATCCTGTCATATAGAGTGTACCAGTAGACGGGGAAGATTGGAACAAACTACTCAGCGCCAAACTCCTTAATTTAAACGGCGTCAACAAGTATAGTCCAGTCCATACAGACAAAAAAAGGGGGTGtacttgcaatttatattgtagttctgactttttaatatattatttgggtacataagagagtcaagaaccaatttcttcatgcaaaatttccttggctagatacagggtggcccaaaaccTCCtatttcggctcattttccagttttcagctatttctgccaaatctcgtacgGACAAAAAATATGCTCTCACTTCTTttctaaaatataaaattatgataaaatgagattattcggaactctctatctccaatgagtactgagttatgatttttgaaaagtgagtgaaatttgaagaaaatcaattttgatgaattttagttttgatcaacaatatttccgattgttaccatctagatgtataattcaaatctatCTGGGCGTATTTTGTTGCTCTACAATccgagatcaggtagagcgctctatctcatatagattttgagaggaagatacctagccaactatggttccCCATGTAATAGACAGgcaagaagagaagagagaagtgatagggaaaaagggaagggagaaaaGAGAGGAATAGttacaaaaataaaagtaaGCGACTCCACTGAAAAAAAACTTATGaaaaaaatgctggagcagaaatctcgagtcatatatctaaatggaagaagaaatattactgtatgtccagttttttatatccagttaaTACTTCCGCTGATCTTACagtcaaattaaattaaattaatttaatttcaaagttttatagCAGAGCTACGTATAGCTCTACTACATAAAATTAGTGTTGAATCTACTTATAgaagagctatatgtagctgacagagctatatgtagctcaaattttatatagctcGGTAgtatagcagagctatatagctctCCAGCTACTTAGTGTAATATAGTATAGCTCTAGTGATGTCCACTTATAATGGCAgggtttgattggcaatggtattgctatccttgtctatcatctttaTCACCTTTCTATAGTGAGTTACACgttaaatgacagtatttgattaacattggtgttgctatccttgtctatcatctttgtatcactTTCTCTAGTGAGGTAcacttataatggcagtggttgAGTAGCAatggtgttactatccttgtctatcatctttaTATCACCCttctctagtgaggtccacgttataatggcagtatttgattaacattggtgttgtcaacattgtctatcatccttgaaTCATCTGGCTATAGTGGAGTCCACGAAAAAAGTGGGCAAAAAGTTTCTGAAACTCAActtttgtattatattatagagtagccgtcaggctcgcttcgctcgccatatccgtctagccagggggctccaccccctggaccaCCGGCGGGATCATCCAAAAATAAGATCagcattttcatttgagcatttttatcatatgttaggacgatccagttgggggcCCCAGacaaacgtctggctaaacggatatggcgagcgaagcgagcctgacggctagtaatataatattcccaggaatagctctgattgacagtagcagtgcccaatcaatttttccgcgataaatgcattcaatcttcaacttggtgccaacttaacaaagtcaactcaacttatggcaacctgacaaaattattaatttagttaccagttataacagtttcgaagaggtattctctctagattatagttctatattaacattttatgatatggacatttttcaattataattaagagaataagaagaatacacatgctaaaagacgaactttaaacccttagaaACCAcctaaaatattgccaaaagatttcttaggcgcctctaagggccaactgaacataccgaccaaatttgaacgtttttggtccggtagattttcgtTCTGCAtggagtcagtcagtcagtgagtgccatttcgcttttatatatatagaagaagaagatgttaaaagaaaaaatattatcatgatactcaatttcaatttcatgataCTTGAGTGAATTCATATGTATGAATATGTATATATGAGTTTCAATGAGTAGGAGATCAGGATTTGTGAAATAATTCCAGTGCCTTAAACTAATGAGTGAATTTTAAAACTCACATTTCTAATTTCAGCAATGGATGTGGCATTTGGAACAGTTTGGTATTTCTCAAACTAGAGATCGTTTCCAATGTCATTTCACcatctgaaaaaaataaatgatgtAAAATACTGTTAATGCAGAGGAGTAGCTTGATCATCGAatttctacagatggaaataaactggaagttgcatttgttcaaatgctaattaatgaataattattatt harbors:
- the LOC111056843 gene encoding uncharacterized protein LOC111056843 translates to MDHKIHPSFNTKVYSNLKGLDEKDKVVDLNKRGIFFEYFTVLKQELWNCQKNMEDKFLRVVNYNVALKEIALIYHPDGITIGTQVFPDQSVSKRIKEIKYLHPKTKKVLRYNGEMTLETISSLRNTKLFQMPHPLLKLEIDEDQEETGVEEAGEKRRNYGETSANKKEENDRKTWSVDILRVHALRIKKQFESGGLPNMQSYDAGAVQYTENNINVMRIADEYDVKMKVGSQWERELKTQGNSMSCILDEWNPTNGRKL